A genomic window from Candidatus Thermoplasmatota archaeon includes:
- a CDS encoding heme-copper oxidase subunit III, whose protein sequence is MAASHTRHAHEEELNLPHGSSTPIVAAAAIGLLYIGVMLAPKGYLWLLAPGVLLGLYAVYVVSREDATWWEHRVGTGHPNTWYGILFLLGTEVMLFGALFANYFNGLAIQGAAWHPPAGVHMPVEIVGINTIILLASGATMHVGHGAIRRGDRNGMVKWCLATIVLGSIFIAVQVKEYLDLFAEGMTVDSGPFASAFYALTGTHGAHVIGGLALIAIVTWRAMQGNFDERRHAAVEVTAVYWHFVDVVWVVLYAVVYLRLI, encoded by the coding sequence ATGGCCGCCTCGCACACCCGGCACGCGCACGAAGAGGAGCTCAACCTGCCGCACGGAAGCTCGACGCCCATCGTGGCGGCGGCGGCGATCGGGCTTCTGTACATCGGCGTCATGCTCGCGCCCAAGGGCTACCTGTGGCTTCTGGCGCCCGGCGTTCTCCTGGGGCTCTACGCGGTCTACGTCGTCTCTCGCGAGGACGCGACCTGGTGGGAGCACCGCGTGGGAACGGGCCACCCCAACACGTGGTACGGCATCCTCTTCCTGCTCGGGACCGAGGTCATGCTCTTTGGCGCGCTGTTTGCGAACTACTTCAACGGCCTTGCAATCCAAGGCGCGGCCTGGCATCCGCCGGCGGGCGTGCACATGCCCGTCGAGATCGTGGGCATCAACACAATCATCCTCCTGGCCAGCGGCGCGACCATGCACGTGGGCCACGGCGCCATCCGCCGCGGCGACCGAAACGGCATGGTGAAGTGGTGCCTTGCGACGATCGTCCTCGGATCGATCTTCATCGCCGTGCAGGTGAAGGAGTACCTCGACCTCTTCGCCGAGGGCATGACCGTCGACTCGGGGCCGTTTGCGAGCGCCTTCTACGCGCTCACGGGAACCCACGGCGCCCACGTCATCGGCGGCTTGGCTCTCATCGCCATCGTCACATGGCGGGCCATGCAGGGCAACTTCGACGAGCGGCGCCACGCGGCCGTCGAGGTCACGGCCGTCTACTGGCACTTCGTCGACGTCGTGTGGGTCGTTCTGTACGCCGTCGTGTACCTTCGCCTGATCTAG